The genomic stretch GACAGCCAGCACGAAGCAGTGCCGTGATTTCCCCAGATCCCTACATCCTTACATATGCCAGTAACATATTGCATGTCCATGACCAATTGTATCACCTCTCCATGCCTCATTTCTTCATCAGCAAAGAGCAAATGGAAATGCTGCCTTgcttaaaggaaattaatacaGTTAATTAACGCTTGGCCCTTCTAATATTCAAGGGCCCACTCTCCAGAGCCCTTGCACCGCAATATCATCATTACTGTGAAGCACACGCAACAGTTAGACCAGATGTTTGCACACAGTTAATGCTTCTTCCATCTGGGGAGTGGGGGAAAAGGCAACCCCaacagctgggctggagcaaaTGGCTGGTGGTGCTCTCCCTGTCCCAAGGGAGCCTTGGCCGGGTGCTTCCTGGCGCAATGCACGGTTTGGGACACAGTTgctgcaccagctgctcctgctcctctcaCAAAGGCTGGTTCCTCCCTCCCTTAATTCATGCGGGAGCTTATTCCAggggagcaggctgtgctgcacccCCCTCTCCCCTGAGCCGCTGTGCTGCAACTTCTCTGAGGCTTTTAGTGTGGGTGGCACTGAAAAAGAGCGGTTGTGAGGACAAATGAACGGCAAATGCTGGTGGGAGAAGGAAGGGCAGGGGCTTTTCTTGCATGCATATGAGGGAAAGCAGATGAATCCTGTCTCCTGCACAGCTGTAGCCTCTTCCCAGCCACGCCAGCCCTGCTAAGGAGTGGAGACCAGCTCCCAAGATTAGCTGTCTGGCAGGTGCTGCACAAAGATAAAGTCCTGTCTCCACATCCCCACTTGGCCACAGAGAGGGTCAGGAAGGCTATTCATATGTTTTGTATCCCAGCCGGATTTACCCCACAGCAGTCACCGAGTTCGGGTGGGTTTTGGCTGCCTTGCACATCGGAACAGACTCAGGTCAGGAGGTGTCTGCTGGTCCCTGCtccaaaggaaaagcacagacTGGGGCTGTAGATGGAGCAGGAACTGGTATCAATGCTGCAAAACCATCCcccagcagtgggagcaggcaggaggagagctggCAGGATGCAAACTTGCATCCCTGTGCTCAGTTAGCCTTCCTTAGCACATAGGTGTCAGAAGCACATTTACTGTCCTTGTCATCCGTAGCGCggtcctgctttcagcagttcCCATACAGGCTACGCTGAGCTGTCGCTTGGAATGACTGCATCGCGCAAAGGGAAACATGACTTCCCCCCGGGCTCTCTTGCCAATGTTCCTGTTCCCAGCACTTTGGTTCAGATGATGGCGAGCTGACAGCATGGGCTGCAAGAGGACCTGTGGAAgggacaggcagctggggaaagcCCAGAGCCCCACAGTCCTGCTATCCTGACCTTACTACCCTCCACCTCTGTCACCATAGCTATCGCCTTTTTACTACGAGAACCAAAACGATTTTCCAACAGCACCAATAGATTAACTAAAGCTTGCTtgtggcaggaggagagcaCCGCTGGTTTAGGTGTCTGCTCTCAGATCCCGGTCCCAAAAGCTAGGAACTGCCTGTTCCCTTGCATCTGGTTACAGAAGACTACACCAGCACTGCTCCCAGGACAGCAGGTCAGCTGCTCTCTTCGATGCTGGACACAACAGATTCATCAGTGTTATTTCCTTTGCTCACAATGATGGCATCCATTATTCAAGCTCACATCAATCCGCAGCCTTTCAGCAGAAGTGACAGGGGCACAGAGCCTGCTCAacccctgctctgctcttgaCAGCCAAACAGGGCAATCTTGTTCCAGCCTCTCTAAGACAGAACAGTACAAACACCAGCTTCCCACGCTGGTTGCTATAAGCCACACCGACGAGGTTCAACCTCCTTCACTCAAGGCCTGCAGAGGAATGGGGAGCCTGAAGTGTTTCCTTGCACAGCAGTATGTTGTGCAAATACCCTGGGAGTCAACGAGTGCATTTGGGAATAAGCCCTTTGATGTTGCCTTCTGTGCTTTAGCTTTTAGCTGGACTTAGCAACTCCAGCTGGTCCAAGGTTCATTTCCCAGCAGGTTCAGATCATGGTCTTTGGTACTGTCAACACAAAAGGCAGGTAAAGTGCCAGAGCAAAACCTATAGCTCACTCAGAGCTTTGCTTGGAATGGAAGAAAGGCTCAGGTACAGTATGATGCTTTGacgggaaaaaaaaaccactttaagATAGGACTGACATCAGTTTGGAGGTGTTCATTTGGCTTCTCATGGGCCCAGGCTGGACACTCCAGCATTACAGCAGCTACAAAGCAGGTTTTGCCTTACAGGTGCTCAGCACTCTCCTTGCAGAGACCTTCTTCTGCTTGGGATCAGGACCTCTCTTGCCCACCTGTGCTGTAGGGAGATCCTCACACAGGGACTGCTTTATCTCCACTGCCACAGCTGTTACCTCTACAGCATATGCTTTTTGTAGCGCTTAGCTTGGAAGAGGCAGCAAAACCATCTATATGCATACTTATTTTGTTTAGCTAATGTGCAAAGCAGTTTCAGCCTTGTGTCCAGAGCCTTGTACCTGTGCCCTGCTCTGGCAGATGGTCCTGCCACAAGCTGTCTGCCCTGAAGAGGAGTATTTGCGCAAAGACCAGGCACGTAGACTACAGTCAGGACTCCATGTGTGAGCCAGGCAATCACCAGCAGAGCTTCCTCCAGCTGACTTCTCTCTGAACACTTTGCACACTCTCTGCTATCACTCAAGTCCATTCCTGGCTGACCACAAGGCACCAAGGGGTAGCCTGCCCTGTAACCATGTCACCTCAGGAAACCCTAACAGGACAGATGGACTCTGCTAGCTGCAACGCAAGAGCTGGTCACACTCTCCCACCAACACCGCATTTTGAGTGTGTCCACTTTGTACATGGTACGAACCTCCTCACCTAGCCCCAATTTGACTCACTTGGTCTGAAGATACAGCCACGCTAAGTGATCTGAACAGCTATAGTAGAGGAAAGTTcatgcttcattaaaaaaaaaaaaaaaaagacaacagccACCCCAATCTGTCTTTGCAGCTAGGATCCTTACCCGAGCTAGCCAGTGCCGCAGCAATGGGGTGGTCAAAGTagcactggctgctgcttccaggCTGGTAACACGAGGGCACAACCAATGCCAAAAATGTACTCCATGCATGACTCTTCTACATATAGGACTAGTATTGTGCAATAATTAAGCATTACTTCATATATTTTAGCTTAATAATGACAgtaaaagaagacaaaaaatttaagtttttattattattatagaaAGCACAGTGTTATAATAGAGTGATTATACAGAAATAATCTGCAAATGAGTTTGGCAGAAAGTCTGGGGCTGATGTACTACAACTGCACAAGAAATCAGTTTCATAGTGGACACAGCTACTCCAAGAACCCGCTGCCCACTCtttcacacattttaaaaccaaaacctgagaTATTCCAACAAGCATTCTGATCAGCGTAATTACAAGCTACCTGAGTTTATGTTCCTAACCTTATTCTACGCTGTCAGAAAATCAGGGCCTGGATTACATGGCAATTAtgaatacaaaatatatatCAAAAGCAGAGGTAATAATACTTGTATTATAGagcatttaatttgtttttcctcatcatcatcaccaGTTTCATAAGTAAATGAGAGAGATGAAAATTattctaagtaaaaaaaaaaaaagttacctcCTCCAACAATCTGGTGTGAACACACAGGTTGAAAATTCAAGATTAGCACCCCTAAAATATTAACAGTGGCAGACAGACATTACGCTGGATAGCATTAtgtcttattttctcttctcccttaTCTGCTGGATTTCAAAACCAGcatctgaaactgaaaacattctGCTCAGGTTGGCATGCTCCAGGAAGACAAATACAACCTGACAAACAGGAAACACTGTACGGCTCAGGGTATAATCCAAAGGTTCTATTTGTGCTGATGCAGTGAAAATGAGTTTAAGTCACAGCAGTTTCTCCTGTGTGAGGGTATCTGCATGGGGTTCTGGTCACTCCACGAGCACCAGCCAGCCCTGATGGCTCCCAGCTGGCTGTAGAGCTCAGCGTGCACAGGGGACACTGCAGTCACAGGTGTCCCCACAGACACCTGCTTTTGGTCTACTTCAGCAGCCAGAGATCATCCCTGCATCCTTACTCCCCATCCAGCTTGGTTTAAAGCACAGCTTGAACTACTCTACCAGGGGGAGAAAGTCTCACGGCACCGATACCAAAGCTCTTGCGCAGCCTCTCCACCCTGACCCAACTGTCCCGAGCTGGGGTGGTTATTGCCCAGACACAGGGATGACGGCTGGGGCAAAGCACACTGACACACTGTGAACACACTCTTCTGCAGAAGCACTCTTCTGCAGCACTAATTGGACAAACacaggtttttctttcagaaatatccTCCCCTTAACTGGAAGGATCAAATGCAGTACAGAAAACCTTAGCTAAACCAAATGTCATGCACCCACTTAATTTTCACCTTTGTTAAATAATGCAATTGTCCCGGAAACAGTTCTTCAGCAATCCTGACAGCCAGCACTAGCATACAAGCTGTCCTCCAAAGAGAAGTGAAGCACAGTCGGTATGCTAGGGCAGCATGCAGCGGCAGTAAATAACCCTGAGCTTGCTTTGTTccttcataaaataaatgattAATAGCTCAGTATAGTCAGTCTGCTGTTCAAGGCTTGCTGAAAACTTTTGATCAGTTTGATTGATTAACCTTTAAAACTGTCTCTAAAAGAGGCTTCAAATCTGAAGGAGAAgcatcattttaaaatgaacactTCAATGTTATCCAGTAATCCTATTTTTTGACAAACTGAGTTAAGCATTGAGATATTCTGCTCCTCTTCAGAACCACTCAGCATCTCACAGTCAAGTGTCGAGGAAGAAATaacaagagaaaatacagctgatgTAGACAAACCAACCCACATTCATCTTAAAATTCAAAACCGAtcagagctgggggcaggggggcgggAAATGGCACTTCTTTGTGATTCTTAAGTATTTGGCTGATTCGCAGGTGGCTTCCCAACTgtctatttatttcttttggttttaatgctAATAAAAAAGAACACTAACAGGGGACTCAATTCCCTACACAATGCactgggggaaggcagggagtgTAACTTACGTATCCGAAAAGTCTGACTCAGACAAATTACTTCTAGTTGAGTTCCTTACTACACGCCTGCATTGTTCCAACACCTTGGTAGCATAAGGGGTTCATCCCCAGCTATCTGGTCACAGAAACAGCAATGTAGACTAATACCATTAAAGACCTGTTCCAATTACTTCCCTGGGGAAAGAAGTGACTTGCAGCTTAACATCCTGCCccaacacagcaggaaaaccaaCCGTCCGCAAACGTGCGGCTAATGGCTGCTGCTGTAAGGGACCCGCTCTGGGGATGAGCTGCAGTTTTGTCTTCCAGGGACAGCAGCTGGTTCCTGGGTCAGAAGTACAGATGGCTGGAGGCTCAGACACAATTTGCTTTGAAAGTGAGGTTGGCAATACAGATTCCCAAGAGAAAAAAGGGCATTTTGAACCAAGGACGACTGATGGCCACTGCTGCCGGGTTGATACTAGAAACTTAACAGCTTGGTTTACTATCTAGAGAGGACAGAGATACTATGGTAGTGTAAAAAGGACAGAACAGGTCACTTGCCCTTCACGAGGCCAGAGAATTGCTGCACAAGCAGCCACATAGTTGCAGCGGTAGAACtaccagcagaagaaaattatttcatcccTAAGGGAATCACCAGCTTTTCTCAGAGAAAAGGAATGCCAGCTATAAattaaaaaggttaaaaactTCTAGACACATGGCTCACATAACCAGCCTGCACCATTTTGCTACAATAATTATACACGGTCAAGGATTTATGAATCTAATAGTTTTAGGGAGAAGTTATCAAGTCATAGCTGTCAGATTGTGgaagcattttctgaaatccCATCAAACTTTGTAGGAATTCAGCAACATTAGCAGGATACTAACATTCTTATTTGGAATGATTGAGGCTTCTGACGTAAGAGTGCTGCACTTACACTTCTTCAAATAGCCAGCAGCGGTGCAAATAAAGACACAATGTTTATAAAGAAATCAGACCTCACCGGTagatttagtattttttctgtacttgAGTATTTACGCTTATctacacaaagcaaaatatttgactacaaagaaacaaacccaattCCTAACTTCTATAGCTTTCCCAGGGTCTGACAAAACGCTGTTCGGTGTTCAAATTCAAGTACTCAATACAGACTATAACAGCAGCTGAAGTTAAAAGATCCCATGGACTGTTAACTTTAGCAAAGCAGTATGTTGTCTTCTGGGAACCAGACATGAGTCCGTCATGGACTTGCATGGCATGAGCACAGAGAAGCTCCTGTCTCTGCACTGTAAGATCTCACAGTGAATATAGTTGGACTCGGCACTAGATTCAGTTCAAGAGCCAGCAGACTATTCCTCCTGCTCCACCTGAGCCACTCAGGATGCAACGTAATGCCAAACACTGCAGCACCAGACAGACTACGGGGAGGGGAACATTTCACTCTCCCTCTTGCTGATGCAGagagtggaaaaataaaagagcgAAGCAGCACTCAGAATGTGTAATGGCAATAAAAGAGCTTAGGAGGACAAGGAAAAATGACTTAAGAAGAAACTGAGAATTTTTTACTACTCAGAAGCTACCTGAACTTAAATACACTGTTTCAGTCATACCACTGACTATGACAAATTGCTAGAGCCTGGGGTGTAAAGAGACTACAAAACATGATGAACAGCAGCATCAATGGGAGTATGAAATGACATGGTcaagtcaggaaagaaaagtggATGGGCACAGGGAGAGCAAACAAAATAGTCCCGACTGAGCTAAAAGGGAATAGTGCAGGGAACTTAATGACTTTCTTGTAAATATCACCACATAAAACCAGTGCatcaggaattattttaatgtacatCATTAAGTGAATGGTGTAGTGTTATATGGCAGCGTAAGTGCTTTGCCACTATTAACAGTTtgaatttattaaatttaaaacagtttttgttctttctcagcTATCTAGACCATCTTCTGTTAAAGCCCAGTGCGTGCTGCCCTGTTACCGGTGCTCAGCAGTGTATTCTTAAGAGGAATATTCGCTTACAGAAGTAGCCACTTCATCTGTGGCCTCAACCTGGCTCAGCCAGAAGCCTGCAGAAACCACAGGTACATCCAAGCCTGATTACAGCTAGCACATGCCACCACTGTGGAGGGTAGATTCTGGACCTAAGAGAAACCCATGTGGTTATCTCCCACCAAAATAAAAGCGCTTGTTGAAAGTGTTGCTCGCTTCTACACATAAAGTACCCAGTGTGATATCTGAGGGCGTGCAATGCGCCTCAGCCTGTTTTCAAAGGAGTCTAGGTTGCATAACTGGTTTTCGTATTTAATtcaagcagctttaaaaaactttacaagtaagtttaaaataattacagggTATTAATTAGTGCACTCTGCAGAGGGACGGATTCAGCCCAAGTGCATGAAAGAAGCCACGTAAAAATAGTCCTTCCAAGCCTCATTTACCAGGCTTGTACCAGACAATCTTAACAGTTTTATTCTCAAACACCTTAATGCCTCTgagggaaaactgcagaaaaactCTCTTAAGGAGCACACGACTGTCTTTGTAACAGTTTAAACCAGATTTTCTGTTGTCCGCAGAAATCAAGAAGTGATGTCCCTGTTTTTAGACCTGAGCAGGTTCCCCACTTCTGTCATACTACAGcgagcacagcagcacagaaaaatggtTCTGTCTTGAGAGCATTCAGACAATCcctagaatattttttcatgatTAGACATGCTCTCCACTTACTGTCAGGCTGTCATTTTGTAAGCATATTTagtttcttgaaaaacaaaatcccaaaaaccccaaagccatACTTGCAGGGAAAATAAggcctctttttaaaaaagactgcAACAGGTTTCTGTGGGGCATTTGCTTGCTCTAAACAGAGCCAAGAGAAGACTAATCAGAATGTTTTGGCTGGGACACAAGAGGCAACTCTGCTTGACagatgttaatttaaaaaaaaccatcaccAGTCAAGAGCAACAGAATAACCTTTTCCCTTAGCTGCTGGAAGATACCATCCCATTCAAAGGTGTTTTACAACGAACCATCTACTTGCTGTCTGTCCTTTTGTTATAAATGAGGAAGTCAGAAATGTCATGCCATACATTACTATCATCGTACAGGTAGGTCATGGAGGACTGCAGAGAAGGCTGCAGAGTTTGCCGGTGGTATTCAAAGAGCCAGAGAACTGTCCCCCATATCAAAGCAGCAACAAGTGGAAAAGGATCCTGCTTTGGCTGTGGAACATAGCCCTTTTCCACTGCCAGCCGAGACAAGCCGAACAGGATACGAGACAGCAGGTACATAATGATCTGCGTGAAGAGAAAACCCAAAGAACGTTAAGTAAATAACCTGACCAGACATACTAGCCAGGTTAAGTGATTTAGAAGCGGTAAGCCAGGCAAGAGGGGTGGAAACAATTTACCCAACTTAAAAGCAAACAGGTTGTAGGTTCTTGTAGTAAGCAGTCTTACAACTGGACATGTTTGTGTCTTCCCTATGTCCTCAAAatcctgcttctctgctggtGCTCCAATTTAGTAATCAACAAGTCATACTTAATACATCACAgttttgcagctgcagaactTTTGTCTTTGCTTAGTTAATGCTGCCTCAGATGTTGCTGCTAACAGAACATTAATGGAGCAGCCCTGCTAACCTGCGAAGCAGACACAAACTCTGTAGGCTGGACACATCCTAAAACCAGACTGACTGTATGCTCTTGCAGGTCATTGCATAAGAACGCTTTTGATTAATCAGCATCTGTGTATTTTAGGGACTGATTAATCTGTGACTGTGCATTAACAACCAGCCATAAATCAAACGTCCCCTGAGCAGCTTTTGTCAGTTTAACCAGTTAAGTGTAGCACAGTAACTGATGGTGCTCTACACTCGCAACATTCAAGCTAAAGGGTTTAACCCTGTGAGCAGGCAGACTAGCAGTGCACACAGTCAGTGACCACAGCTCAGAAGACATCTGGGGTAACCTAATGGCTTTGAATTGCCTAACTGCCTGCCTTCCTAAGTATACAAGTGCAGCTCTGGGGGTAAACCTGGGCTTTTAGCACTGGAACTGCACACAACATTCACGGAGGCACCCAACCACCTTAGGATTTGAGTGCAGAGCAGCCAAAACAAGAACTTGTGTGAAGACGAATATGGTGAAAGAGTAACGCTACATGGTAAGAACCACCAGAAACACACCAGGCTATACCAACCACTTTCTGGGacatgttggggttttttgtcaaAGAAGCTTTCAAAAAACGCATTTACCTGGCTGTTGATGGGATTGTTCTCACCAAACACCAGCCAACCCCCAATGCAGGctgcaaagaaagaatgaaatggaatttttttcccctgtagttGGGACTGCAACGCCATCAGTCCCTTGTAGGTGAACACAAAATACGCCAAGTTCCGGGAATGTGTGTACGTAGCCTGAGCAATCgatttcagtttctctcttaaactgaagaaaagaaacagacaatTAGGAGAGCAAAAAGGCAGGACTACTGCAGTCACTCAGCCTGGACACTACGCCCCTCTGACCTGCTCATCTAAACCAACAGCTTGGGCACCCCACAGAACATCTTGTGAGGGAGAAGAAACCTTTCCACCTCTGGCTCATTTAACAGCCCATCTCAGACAGCAGACTGTGCTTCTGTCTCATTCTATGACAAGTCAagcagccttttaaaaaaatttttgcCTAAGCCCTAAGCGCGAACCTCTGGCATAAGCGGGGAAAGCCACAACGTGCACTCCCATACTTTGGCTTCTGTTATTTGAAGGAGAGCAGAGCACTGGTGTTTGCATCTGCtaatttctctgtgctttttttttttttaagccctccagaaacatgaaaaactgaatGCTTGAATGAAAACATTCTAAGTAgtaacacagaaatacagaacgAGGGTTTGTACCTTCCACTCTTGAATAGGAAAGTCATCACGAGGGCATGCGGGGCACGAATTTTTGCTCCATAACTGCAAaagtgaataaatatttcagagtttCTGTATTGCACTATGAAACGACTGTTATTTCTATTCTACTAACAGCCAAAGATGCTACCTAGAGCAACTACATCGCACTTTTAAGTCggcccaggagcagcagcagcacaccaaGCAGGAGCCCAGACCTCAGGCTCTAGAGAACACGCACCCCGACAAACCAGGCCCGAAGGCGACCCCAACACCAGTAAAAGCCCCGCCTACCGCTGAGGGAGATGGAAATGCCCCTCCCGAACCCCCACCGCAACAGCCCCGGTCTCCGGGCAGGCCAGAAGGGCACAGAACCGTCTTCCCGCCGCCTCGGGGCGGCCGGACCCTGAGGGAACCGAGACACCCCCCTCGCCTCGCAACACACTGGGCCCggcgcccccgcccccagccGCCCCTGCCGCACTCACACGGCCCCATTGCGGAAGCCCTTGAGGACGGCAAGCGCGGCACGGTAGCGGcgctgctgcaggagggcatTAGCGGCGCGGAGCAGGGCGCAGAGCGGGTCCCCTCCACCGGCCATGGCGCGTCCCCCGCTAGCCCAGGCTGCCCACGGCGCGCACACTTCCGGGAGCTGGGCCCGCCCACCGTGCGCATAGGCTCTTTCGGCTGTCCATCAGCACTCTTGACTAATAAGCGATGCCATCTTAACTGCTCATTGGTGGGGA from Falco rusticolus isolate bFalRus1 chromosome 10, bFalRus1.pri, whole genome shotgun sequence encodes the following:
- the PXMP4 gene encoding peroxisomal membrane protein 4, with amino-acid sequence MAGGGDPLCALLRAANALLQQRRYRAALAVLKGFRNGAVYGAKIRAPHALVMTFLFKSGSLREKLKSIAQATYTHSRNLAYFVFTYKGLMALQSQLQGKKIPFHSFFAACIGGWLVFGENNPINSQIIMYLLSRILFGLSRLAVEKGYVPQPKQDPFPLVAALIWGTVLWLFEYHRQTLQPSLQSSMTYLYDDSNVWHDISDFLIYNKRTDSK